One Primulina eburnea isolate SZY01 chromosome 4, ASM2296580v1, whole genome shotgun sequence genomic window, caactccaaggtattttatccaaccgataTGTGACAACTAACACACACTCCTCACGCCcatgaatgaacatctggagcgtgaagtttagaaatgacccaattatgagCAGAACGGTGACCCAACTATAGACATTCCAACACAaaccccaaaagctagttcAAGGGAAAGAATTGTCCAAGACCCAAAGTTTACTTCAAGAGCTCTGATACCTcttatatcatgttaagattggaacttgacCTAACTCAACTCCAAAAGCTATACGGTTTTGGACAATCCTACCCaacttgagctagcttttgggttgagttaggtccaagttccaatcttaacatattGTTAACTCTCTTGTTCCATACAATGGAAACAGCACCTGCCTGCAAAGATCTTCTACGTCCTTCAAAGCTGAATGGGTATGTGACAACTCCCGCTGTCAAATACCCAGCATCCTTTGCTATTTTAGCAACAACAGGGGCTGCACCAGACCCAGTACCCCCACCCATCCCTGCTGTTATAAACACCATATCCGATCCCTTGAGAGCATTTGCAATTACTTCCTTTGATTCCTCTGCAGCCTGTTCACCCAAAAGTGGGTTGCCGCCTGTCCCTGAATTTTCAGGAGTGTTGCTAGTTAAAAATCTATTTAaggataaaataaaattttaggaAATACATAAATGAGGCAGTGATGAAGCTAAATCAAGATTGCAAGTACGTGCAGATAACTGTACCATACATTAAACATATGTAATTAACAGGAAATCCATGATTTTCATTCTTGTCCATGAGATAAAAGTGTGACAGCTTGGACTTAGCTTCAGAATTTGAAAAGATCAATGCAAACATAAGAGTGAGATGTAAACCAAGTCCACGAGTCAGAAGCTCTCCAATCTGAATAGGTGTCTCAGCAGCTGATTGCAACAGTGCCTGAACATCTGTGTTAATGGCATAAAAGTTCACACCCTacaattaaaacaaaaaaataatagcTGAAACTAGTGCAAAACACGATTCACATGCAGGAAAATTCTGAACATATCATTTACTAGTATATGATGGTGAAAATATTTAAAGGAGAGAATAATATACTGAGACAGAATCGCTAATAAAAGAATTCTACACAGGTTTGCACTTAAAAGTAAGTGCGCAACAGAACTTGGTTGGCCATAATTTTTTTACCTGTTCTATAACATTCTTTATGCAATTATTCAATTGGAACATAACAACTATATTGCAGGCTACCATTTCTATTGCACCATCACCAGGGATTTCCCATCCACTACCCTTTCGAAAACATTAAATAGTTTTTGTAAGGATCTCATTAGGccaaagaaattttaaaaacaacTAAAAGTAGAGGCTATCAAACTTCAATGCCTTTAAGACTATACCGTCTTTTCTTTAGTTTTAACTTTATATTTACGTTCTCAAGTTagaaattttcattatttttgctCAAAATTGGTGCTTGAAGCACCTGACACGCCCGCGTCACCTTGTGCAAACAAAACCTCAACGAGAATACGCCAACAAGAGAAGAAACGAGTTTTAACCTCTAAACCGCTGCCAATCATGCTATTGACGGCATTGTTGCCGCCGCCACCGACTCCAATCACCTTAATCTTGGCAGTTTCTATTGGAATATACGAACTGTAAGCACCGTTTCCACAAAATCTTGAATTACAGGCGCTTTTCCAGCGACACCCGGAGAAGGAGACACCATTATGCCTAGTTTTGAGAGGCAGAGGTGAAAAACCAATCGAATGGAGGTCGCTGATGACGCAGATGCTGGATTTCGGAATCCCAGCCTCGCCATTAATACCTGATGatttcttgtttctttttgttttCCAAGAAAACGAGAACTTTGTTATTTCTCAGTCTCTCTTTTCTAGTAATTCATTTGTAGTAtagttaattaaaaaatatataaaatagttTTTAAATTGTGGATTCCATCCTAAATATTACAGCAAAATCAGGCAAATTGAAAGGGACGTGGACTAAGTCTTGCACTAAGCGCCCATTAATTCTCCCCCCAAATTTATTTCAATTTAGTAAACAAGTTCGGTCATAATCTTCTTTCAGAAATTATATATATGGATTGAATAGGTCTTGATACGATctgacgaatctttatctgtaagacgagtcaaccataccgatcacaataaaaataatactcttagcataaaaagtaatgtttTTTCATATATGactcaaataatatatatgtctAACAAAATACGAAGCGCGAAGCATGCCACAgtttcatacaagtttttgtcatataaatttgaacaatCTTATAATACCCTTATGCTAGTTTTtggattaaattatatttaaatctcAATTTTAACACGATACACTTATGTTAGTTTTtggattaaattatatttaaatctcAATTTTAACATGGTTATAGAATCAAGACATACAGTTATAAGTTGGATTGCACTATAGTTCATCTAATAATATCTTGTAAATTTCACGTTCTGATTGTTCATTTCCTAAGTGTGAAAAAGTGTGTTAAATGTGCTGTATTAAATCTTGGATAATTGTATATATGGACTTAAATAATCTATCTCTCTTGAACTAACTTTTAGGTTGGAAAAAAGTTCTTGTCATATCCTTAAAAAAAACTGATTCCAcacttttgaatattttttaaaaaaagtttttgGTATTTCCCCCAGATTTTGCTTATTTTTTGTGCTGCCGAATTTTTTGTgcataacaaaaaaaattatatttatagttTAGAAAAATGGTATTGTTTAAAATCGAAGGAACCAAATCTCGCATTATCAGAATCTGGCTGTAATAATGAAAACATCGGCATCCAGCAAAGCAGAGATGGATCTACGCTAGGGCTAtactgggctgtagcccagcccatttttttttatttagcgacggttttttgaaaaccgtcgctacttttgcgacggttttagtaaacctGTCGCCGATGGggatcggcgacagttttatcacaacccgtcgcaaatattagcaacggttattgctaaaaccgtcgctaaattattaaaaaataaaaaaaaaagtggatcggcggttttaattagcgacggtttattcaatagaacatcattaccactttgatgtttttaatgcagcaatagatttcattttgatggagttaaatactcggttcaatgagttatcggtgaaacttctttctcttaatatagctttagatcctaaaaattcatttgactcatttaacagtgatgatatttgcaagcttgcgaagaagttttatcctggagatttcacagatcaagaaattgttgttttgaagtatgaattgatacatttataaactcgatgtgatgcagaatttaaaagtttctacacttgttgagttgtgtcagcaattgaccgagagtggacggtcaagtgtttatgttatgttgactagattgattcatcttgttttgacattatctgtgtctactgccactattgaacgggctttttcagcaatgaagcatgtgaagacggcacttcgtAGTAAAATGAAGGATGACTTTTGGATGTTTGACCCTATATTGCGagattacaaaaatattaattatattaggagaattttgtttaaaatcgaAGGAAAAACTCTGGCATTATCAAAATCTTACTGAGTAAGAAACATCGGACTCCCAGCAAAGTCAATTTGGGAATATGCAAATATATATGCATAGGAGTTGAACTTCCATTTCACAAGACATCATCTTCACATAATCGTGATTCTCATTTATTTGTtcgtttaaaattttaaattacaaTAGAAAGTATAGACACTAGTGGATCACAGTATTCGACAGATAAATACCAAAAAGCACTGATTTTTCTTGAGGCCGTGCATGGTCAGCTCCAACCGAAGCCTTTGATGACAGATACAGATTGCATATTTGCATTTGACGACACTTTTTGAATTATCCAACATCACTTGATGTTAAATCTTTAatgcatagtttggtacatgagaCGAGAGaaggattgataaataatctttCTTATCTCATTTTGGTACCTTTTTAAAAaactcatgataatatcatgggtccttgataaatcattttttagaaggataaaatatccctaatagaaggtgtgataattttaatcaaatgataaaatacactacaaatgacttaattgctCTCAATTTATAatgattttttataaatctatgctagtagatagaatttaaaatcaaataaatattttatttatttttatatattatataatatgataattatataaatgatttcgagaaaattatataaatgatttttataaatctcaataaaattattattatcactcgattaaccttaaaaattgatatttgacttgactaaAAAAATCAAGagttcaattatcatattatataatatataaaattaggtaaaaataaataaatcatgcaagtactATCGCCACATGtacagataaaaaatatgaactcaagcaacaattttgaaattataaaatttattatgataaaattaattttgtcattataatctaaatataaatttaatcactcttattaaaatcataccaaacattaaatataatatcctatatttatttatccttaacttatccttatattatatatcacatttttatcctatcatgtgtaccaaactatgtctaaatgaattgatataatattCTCTGTCAAAATCATTTAATAGttaaaaaagagagagagaagGAAAAATATATAACGCCACAAAAATTACATTTTCTTATTCATTTCAAATTACAGATTACAAGTAGTCATCCTTCGAAGAATAAATGACAGATCAGAAACAGTTTAACAAACAGGGATAGATAAACGGAAAGATAAATGCAAAAGTTTTTCTGGGCACAGCATACCCCAAATCGTTATTCATCTCTCTTTAATTCCTCCATACACGATTTGTGGATGCTTCTCCTAGTTCTTATCATTCTGTTTCGTTCAAAATCGGTACAATTAGAGGATTCATTTGTGCCAAGTACACAATCGCCCACCTGCAAAtgacgaaaaaaaaaattcaactttCCACGAGAAAAGAGCTATGGATAACTTCAAGCTTAGAAGCACCAGCAGAAGAACAATGACTGCATCAGCAAGAAAGTGCGAGCTTCAGCGTTCATTACATGAGAAGGATAAAGGAACCCTGTTATTCACTATCTCATATATAGGACAGAGAAGACAATTTGGCAACCCACTCCCAGCCTCAGAAAAATTCTCAAACAAGAATTTTATCTAATTCTAAGTAGATCCTAAAGGGTTTGGAAAAGAAGaatcaaaaattattttttctccAAATTCATCACATAGACGCCCAAGGATTTGCTGCACGAAGTTCAATACCATGTCCAGTAGTGAAAAAATTCCATCAACACAAATGATGCACATAACAAGAGTTGAATATATTGCTTCGCCAGGATATGAGGGGAACTCATATTTAGATGAAATTAGAACAGAGCAAATTCAATACATATAAATGGGAGAAAAAAATCACCACCAGATTAGCATAATCAATGAACAACtgaaaaaattaaacaaacttACATGATCCAACAGCATACAGTTGCGGTAATAACCAACGTCAGGTGTAACCTGAATTTCAAACAGAAAAAGTTATCTGCCAAACAACACTAGCTAGCTTGAGAGCATATGACAACCCTTGAATTCAGGTTTCCAATGTTCGACTTATATTATCATTCTTAGTTAAATGAGCACTATGAATAACAAAGTCACCAAAATGTAAAAGCGGGGACTACAGTTATATGTTAAACCTGTCCCAGCCAAGAATCAAAATAATTACCAACTAGTTGAACAAAAACAACAGTTCTTCAGACATATGCAACATGTATGACCTTATGATACAaaacacaacaaaaaaattcaaatatactCTTGTATGCAAGAAATGGGGTTAATTTAAAGGCATACCCCTACTTATAAGACAAAGCATTTCAGAATGAGAAAAGACAGCAAGCATACAGATTCGCAGAAGGTCCTCGATTGCAGCAGATCCTAGCGCAAAGTGAAGCAATAATCCCAACCACCACAAAGATTAAAGTTGTCACCAAGAACCCCATATTCAATCCGCTTTCTCCACCAACTGATTATAGTCTAAGCCTGCCACAATAACTTCGAGTTTCACGGATCAATATGCAGATCCAAAATTCGAGGTACCGATTTTTCGAGATTTCAATTACAGAGTAATTCAAAAATCAACACGACGATATAAAATTGGATCATACGAACTGTACGCCTAATTAAATCAGAAATTTCAATGGTCGACAAATTGATAGAAACCCTAAAATAATTGACAGAATAATTCATAAAACTTCCATTTAATCGAAAATTTTCAGGGCAATGAGAGTACCTTGGAATCCAGGCAGCAGCGACGCTTCGGGGAACACAGCTCTTGAGGCTGTTCGATCCGGCGTCGCTTTGATCTGATTGATTTTGCAATATGTTTGGGCCTCAAGTATTTTATATGGGCTTAAATGGGGAATATATGTTGGGCCCTACTTTTAATTGGTCCATTGGAATCGATATGTtagcaacatttacaagaatctTGGAGGCTATGCAATACCTAAATTGATGTATtttctatatttatttatatatattatattttataactaATCTAACGTCAATTTCTCAAGTTTACAACGAAATTTTTAGATACAATACTCATTTACAAGAACCACAACTCCaaactaaaaaaatattaataataatttcaattttaaatttttcctcaTATCTGTTACATGTTTGACATAAGCGTCATTTGACCCATATCACATCAAGTAATTTAAAATAAGAATAGGAAGGATAAAAtaacctttttttaaaaaaaaaataaaaaaagtataTGATTCGAGCGTCCAAAATTTTTTCCCCTTTGAAACCTAaaacatatatatcatgtgTATAAATTGCACTTAGCATTAACCAGAATTCACTCAGCATGTTTGTTTTCCTCCTCAACCTCTGGACTACAAACTGCAGCAACATCTGCATCCGTTTCGTCAGTTTTTGCAGGCACTGCTGTATCCGGGGCTACATCATCCATGGTAATGTGTGACATTTCAACAGATAGCGAGCTGTCATCTTCTTTACTCAAAGTCGGAGATTGGATTGGCACAGGAGAAACACTAGCTGAAGGGGATGAAGCACCATTGAATTCGGGGAACGAAACTGGAGTTATGGACGGAGCAGGAGACACAGAACCATTAGCTGAGGCCGAAAGTGATGATGCATATGAAAAAGCTGCAGCTGAAACCGGGGATGGAGTCTCATTGAATGAAGGTTCGGGGGATTCCCCACGACTAATGACAGCAGGTGAAGGAGATGAATCTGACTCTTCCACAGGCTGCTGTAGGCTCCAATACATTAtacttgctgtcaaaataaGGATCATTTTTTGGTTCACCTGTCAATAACATCACCAAAATTTGTGTGAAGCTTGAAATAATTATACGTATTTATTCGATCAGACCAAGTTAAAAGTTGGCAAAAACCATTGTTTCAAAATACATGAAAGACAAATTAAAAGAGATATGTCACTGCAAGATCACCTCCATAATATCTTCAGGCAACAAGAAAATGGAACAGCCAAGCTTCCTAGCAACACTGATTATATATGTAGCATTCAGCTTCTTTTCATCgtctatcaaataaaaatgaTCAAGTCAGTTTCTCATCAACACTTTCGATGTGTAATAAAGTTTATTAAGTAAACCATAAGGTTTCATTCttgtgttttaaaataatatgaaGTAAAGGGAGTATATTTTCAAGTGTGCTGGAATCTACTCTCTGAGTTGGGCCGACACGTTTGAATTAGAAAGAGTTAACAAGTCGCAATTATTAAATGTTCCAAATGGCATAGTTTCAACCCTCTACCTTTTCTAAAACACAGAAACTACCAAGCATACTATCATATACCTTCACAATTAGGATCTTATTAATTTCTGTTCAAAATCCGGATAGTCAATCTTTTGGTAGCACCAAGTCATAGGACCAGATTAAATTGTTGTTCTGCCAATAAATTAACAACGTACCACTTTCACCCTTAGTAACAAGATTCCAGTTAACAACTCGCGGCTCAACCGCACTGAGAAGTTCGAGAAAGAACAATCCACTCGAAAGTCTCTTATCCTAGAAAAGAATTATAAAGAAGTTCACTATAAACAGCAGACATTATTTTTGTAAAAGCACAAGTAATCAAGATATGGATACGTATATTTTTTTCTGGACAAGAAATTGTGAAGAAAAGGAGCTCAGCCTCAACCTTAAAACTTtcgatttgagattttctgcCTGAATTCTTTACTTTTCTATTAACCCAGTTGAGTATATCAGCATCTGTAATCTCCTTACCCTGGAAACGGGATCTTAGGTTCTTCAAAAGCTGAAGCATATTAAATCTCATCAACTGCCAAAGGAAAGCTGCAAGAAAACACGAAGCTTTTGTCGGTGAATGGTCCAAGGATTCAAAACGAGAGGATGGTAGAAAAAAATTACAGAAAGAAAGATGAGCCAAAACCATCTACAAAGCCAAGGAAAAGGTGTTCTCACAACAAGCACCAAATATACTTCAGAGAATTCAGTGGGCTGAACGAAGGCTAAGCTCTTTGAAGAAATTGGCACTTAAGTGGACAAAGcaaaaatatgtattaaaagaGTCCCCTCAAGCTTATAAAAATATAGAACCAGTCAAATAGGGGGTATAGACCTTATGAATGGCCAAATGTAAATGAGTTTCACACGAGATCTTCCTCAGCTAAATCTCACACTATATATTACTTAATGTATATAAAACCTTAATGCGTCTAAACATGGAATCATTAAGCATGTTACCAAGTATGAGTTTTTTATTCCCTTGCACAAAATCATTTCCAGCCACGTTTACAAGGGACAGTTTCAACAGCTTCCCTATCCTGATGACCTGATTGCAATTCTCTACTTTTCTAAACGGCATCTTTATTGGTGGTTTTGTTGCGTACTTCCAGTTGACATGTCCTGGAGAAACTTTATCAAGCACTTCCAGAAGAACCCACCTACAGAAGTGATGTGTTTATTATGTTTGAGATTGGCAACCTAACAAGATTGATACCAGTGGTGGCGAACACCGATAACAAGATAATCTATCTTCATTTTGATAGCAGGAGAACTCACCCATTTCTAACATCCTCAAACAAGTTATTGACATAAGAGGCAATTCCAAGACTGTTGATCCAAAGTCGAAAGCACCTTTCTTCTCTGGATATTAGGTCATCATCCGTCATCATCTCAGCAAACGAGACTTTTTTGCTGTCTGTAGACAAACCATTCCTGGGAAAAAGAGACCAGTTTCCTAGGATATCCCAAATATCTCATTTAATTTTAGTTACACTATAAATTTCAGAGAGGAAAAGCTGTCTACCCAGAGAACCATGCAATTCATAAATATCATATCTGGAaatttattttctgaaaaatcaAATGGGCAGGAGAAACATATCATAATATAACTTTGGAAACTAATAAACCCTAAATTTCAAGCAAAGGATTCAAAACCCAAGATGTGCCTGACAAAGGGGAAGTACAATACATTGAAATAACTGGTAGAGCAAGTTCTAAATGCAGATACAAAACAGAGCAAGTTGAGATAATTCTCATGATGTATTGAATCATGCTcttgattttattttgacatACATCTATTCCAGATACCAGAAAACAGGTTGAATTCAAAAGTTGATTTCTAACCTCTGATGAAAAATCTGAGCAACGAAAGCAAGATTCAGATTTGTAGATCCCTCCACAATATCCTTCGGAGTTAGATATCTCTTGCAGTCCATTTTTTCTGCATGCTCAAGGACCAGATTAGCCCGTTCAGTGGGATCTTTAGCATCTATGGTGGTGGGGTTGCAATGTTCTGGTGCAAGTACATTAAGCAGGTAAGCATAAGCCTCTCCGTCCTACAGAACATAAacatatgaaaaattataataaattgaaattaCTTGTGGAAAATTAAATACCATGTTTGTTTGTGGCGGACACACCATCAAGTCAATTCAAATTTTACTTAAACCAATTAATGCATGTCCAATACTTCAacccaaaatattttttctcaaaatcttcaATCAGATCAATATCTCATACCATAAGTGATAAGTCAACAAGTCGAAACACAATTATTACACAACCTCAATTTTTTCACTCCACCTtttcataataataaattattgtatTGTATTACCCACTTTCACTAAATCATCATCTACACAATATCATTATATTGCACATTACACCAGCTTTACCAATTTATATACGGACAACATTTCAAAACAAGTAAAATGAAATTCAAAACGCTCGTGTGTTGAGTAGAGTCAAAAGCTCAACCAAATGACACCAAAGAGATCCAAGCCCTGATAAGGAAAAGGAAAGCTGCCCTGTAATGATTGCATTATTAGAAATTCAAAACGCTCGTGAGTTGAGTAGAGTCAAAAGCTCAACCAAATGACACCAAAGAGATCCAAGCCCTGATAAGGAAAAGGAAAGCTGCCCTGTAATGATTGCATTATATTTATAAGGGAAAATCCAAACAGTATTTTCTTCAAGTAACCATTATGCCCAAGAAATAGTTCAACTCTGTTGATAATTTTCAACTTCAACTAGGAACCTGTCAAcggaaatatatatttcaacAAAATACCGCACTTAAAAACACTTCCAAGAACAACTCTCCCAAATCCTGGATTTTCTAGATATAAAGTCCTTCGTTGCATAAGCAACTCCCTAGCTACTCCATGGAATGCAACTGCAGTATTAACTTTTAAACAAATACATACCTTCAAATCAGAAGAAAAATTTGTCACATTTTTCTCGTAGCCTGCTTTTTTGAGGTGGAAATTCATCCACTTAAGCAAAACTTTTTCTGGAGCAAGTCCCATAAGCTCCTCAACATCCTGCATACAATAATGGCAAGATCAGCACAATTAAAATATACATTCGTGGGACATATAAAAAAGAAGCTGTAATTTTATTGTGAGGTTTTGGAGCCAGTTACATTACTGTCTTCCACCAGTTCTACAAGCTGGGGCGTCTTTCTGAGATTGAGATCTGCCAACAGTTGGATCTGAAGGTGACAATAATAAAATCAATGAAAAAGAGATTTTGTGAGAAAGATCAACCAGTACACTCCTAAAAATGCAACTCTTATAAGCATCAGAAACAGTGAACGGTCTTCTATGACTGATATTTCTTTAtttctaaattaaaaatgaGAGGCTGAGGAACTAGAGACTATAACCTTTATAATTTGAGAAATTAACCCGAGTACCAAATGAGGCTGCAAGGAATCAACAAGAGACATAGCATtacattttctaaaaaaaaattgtatggtCCGTTTTTCTAAACAAATCAGCTCAACTTACTCTTCCTTCAATCAAGTCTTGAGTACCGATATTGACTACGGTGCAACCGATAGCCTTTGCAGAGTTAAGGCACAATGTGTGATTCTCGTTTCTTTCCCATGGATTGAGCACACGTTTTGTGTTGATAGCCCGTTCGTCTATTGTCCCAGGCACCGCAACATTAATCAGCTTACTATATATATCCACAATCATAATGAAAACCATAAACCATGGATTCAAACAGAAACGGAATAATTCAAAGCTGTCATATTGAAATACCATAATAGGACTCCATCCTTTGCAAGATCAAACAAAGCATTTGTGGACGCATCGATCGGAAGGAACTGATTCAAAAATGGGTCATCTCTGAGGTAGCTATTTATATGAGCCACATATGAAGCCTTCTCAGACTCACTGATAGTGTGAAGAAGGATGGTTGTGATGGCCTTCAGGAAAGACGAAGAGTGTCTTCGATTTCCGGATTTGCCATTTCCTCGATTTTGTAAATCTAGATAGGACTGTTTATTCAATAAAACAAAATGTCACTAAACATCATCAAATTTCCAGTCTTGGGCCATCATGGAGATGACCGTATCCACTCAGATTCAACATTCACAACagaaacatgaaatattttacacGTAAGAGTGAATAAAATCACATCTAGGATTAAACAGCAAAAACACTTACCCTGAGGAAGCCTTCAAAATCTATCTCATTATTCATGTCAGAATATAATTCTCCCAACCCATTCTTGATCTCCTCCTCACTGAACATCTCATTGAATGCCTTCAGTTTTGCAAATAATGGAGGCAAATCGCCAACCGTAACTTTACCATTCTGATTCTTTATTGAAGTGTactacaaaaaacaaaaaaagaaacaaaaaccaTACCTACATTCAAACTTCATTTCACAAAATGCACAACCACTATCTGGCTTCATGCAGGATTCAATACACAATGATCAAATGCCAACCGACACAACCTCCCATCACCACAACCACATGAACATACTCCATGGACAAAAAATCAATTCACGA contains:
- the LOC140828936 gene encoding fimbrin-1-like; translated protein: MSGFVGVVVSDQLLHSEFTQVELRSLKSRYTSIKNQNGKVTVGDLPPLFAKLKAFNEMFSEEEIKNGLGELYSDMNNEIDFEGFLRSYLDLQNRGNGKSGNRRHSSSFLKAITTILLHTISESEKASYVAHINSYLRDDPFLNQFLPIDASTNALFDLAKDGVLLCKLINVAVPGTIDERAINTKRVLNPWERNENHTLCLNSAKAIGCTVVNIGTQDLIEGRPHLVLGLISQIIKIQLLADLNLRKTPQLVELVEDSNDVEELMGLAPEKVLLKWMNFHLKKAGYEKNVTNFSSDLKDGEAYAYLLNVLAPEHCNPTTIDAKDPTERANLVLEHAEKMDCKRYLTPKDIVEGSTNLNLAFVAQIFHQRNGLSTDSKKVSFAEMMTDDDLISREERCFRLWINSLGIASYVNNLFEDVRNGWVLLEVLDKVSPGHVNWKYATKPPIKMPFRKVENCNQVIRIGKLLKLSLVNVAGNDFVQGNKKLILAFLWQLMRFNMLQLLKNLRSRFQGKEITDADILNWVNRKVKNSGRKSQIESFKDKRLSSGLFFLELLSAVEPRVVNWNLVTKGESDDEKKLNATYIISVARKLGCSIFLLPEDIMEVNQKMILILTASIMYWSLQQPVEESDSSPSPAVISRGESPEPSFNETPSPVSAAAFSYASSLSASANGSVSPAPSITPVSFPEFNGASSPSASVSPVPIQSPTLSKEDDSSLSVEMSHITMDDVAPDTAVPAKTDETDADVAAVCSPEVEEENKHAE
- the LOC140828935 gene encoding V-type proton ATPase subunit e1-like, yielding MGFLVTTLIFVVVGIIASLCARICCNRGPSANLLHLTLVITATVCCWIMWAIVYLAQMNPLIVPILNETE